The following proteins are encoded in a genomic region of Xenopus laevis strain J_2021 chromosome 3L, Xenopus_laevis_v10.1, whole genome shotgun sequence:
- the LOC121401582 gene encoding tubulin monoglycylase TTLL3-like isoform X3 produces the protein MNTLTKRLWKCISYCFPFRKKKPNDNAVEEIEIKQESLEKQPIEANSERETSYEVNSERETTIEANSERETSYEVNSERETTIEANSEIETSYEVNSERETTVEAKRKRETTTKAHRKRKAANKSNSTRKTAKKPNDAVSPERDKLYCDECVSRQKICFEDQVKTSIAKKKVFWTDFKRSNDFERGLLSRGWVKKIAPTFNAGPKKTVFRDPTYGHKIISRYDIQPNLILTRKRVELHLLREDQITNHFCRVHATSKSGLCKVLRQWCLSCDANPHTFFPRCYMFSKINEKQAFIDDFTMTAACGILKWVLRTNGKSLQDEVIPSRKEKEEKTAICMSDAKINNHGPARIVPEDIIVTALVVCQFHLYDLTHEDEDDIICAGIVDRKHFISDYYQVMHHGAHIQNSDKYVDYCHQLLCKLRRVNPQLDIDGEKNIWISKPRNLSRGRGIRCRNDLKDICSLGREWVVEKYIERPLLVYGTKFDLRQHFLITDWYPLTIWFYKHSFLRFSSQPFTLESLDTATHVCNYAIQKKLKNAPNRHPNLPEENMWHSDEFKEYLCTIGKEQVWDSIIIPGMKKALIHTMKATRENVKYRKNSFDLFGSDFLFGENFQPWLLEIQYKPGITKDTSVMWKIVPPMVEDMLRVVIDYKDDPNCNVGGFELIYKQANYTGNGILSKEKTFRDLKITTISDP, from the exons ATGAACACTTTAACGAAAAGACTTtggaaatgtatttcttattgctttccatttcgtaaaaag aaaCCTAATGACAATGCTGTTGAAGAAATTGAG atcaaacaggaatcactagAAAAACAACCTATTGAAGCTAATAGTGAAAGAGAAACGAGTTATGAAGTAAATAGTGAAAGAGAAACAACTATTGAAGCTAATAGTGAAAGAGAAACGAGTTATGAAGTTAATAGCGAAAGAGAAACAACTATTGAAGCTAATAGTGAAATAGAAACGAGTTATGAAGTTAATAGCGAAAGAGAAACAACTGTTGAAGCtaagaggaaaagagaaactaCTACTAAAGCTCATAGGAAAAGAAAGGCGGCTAACAAATCTAATAGTACAAGAAAAACTGCTAAGAAGCCTAATG ATGCAGTTTCACCTGAACGGGATAAATTGTACTGTGACGAATGTGTATCCAGACAGAAGATATGCTTCGAAGACCAGGTTAAAACATCAATTGCG AAAAAGAAAGTTTTCTGGACTGACTTTAAAAGATCCAATGACTTCGAGAGAGGCCTATTAAGTAGAGGATGGGTGAAGAAAATTGCCCCCACCTTca ATGCTGGTCCCAAGAAAACTGTATTTCGTGACCCAACATATGGACATAAG attaTAAGTCGTTATGACATACAACCCAACCTCATCCTGACACGTAAAAGAGTTGAACTCCATCTTCTGAGAGAGGATCAGATAACCAATCACTTTTGCAGAGTGCACGCCACAAGCAAG AGTGGTCTGTGCAAAGTATTAAGGCAATGGTGTTTGTCGTGTGATGCGAATCCACACACTTTCTTCCCTCGTTGCTACATGTTTAGtaagataaatgaaaaacaagcatTCATTG ATGACTTTACCATGACTGCGGCTTGTGGTATCCTAAAATGGGTTTTGAGAACCAATGGGAAGTCTTTGCAAGATGAAGTTATTCCCAGCcggaaagaaaaggaagaaaaaacgGCTATTTGCATGTCAG ATGCTAAAATAAACAATCATGGCCCTGCAAGAATTGTTCCAGAAGATATTATAGTAACAGCCCTTGTGGTTTGCCAGTTTCATCTGTACGACTTGACACATGAGGATGAAGACGACATAATATGTGCCGGGATAGTTGATAGAAAACATTTCATAAGTGACTACTATCAGGTTATGCA TCATGGTGCGCACATACAGAATTCAGACAAGTATGTTGATTACTGCCACCAATTGTTATGTAAGCTGAGAAGAGTGAACCCACAACTAGATAtagatggagaaaaaaacatctggATTTCAAAACCAAGAAATTTATCTAGAGGAAGAG GGATACGTTGCAGAAATGATCTGAAAGACATATGTTCCTTGGGAAGGGAATGGGTGGTTGAAAAGTACATAGAGAGGCCACTTCTTGTATATGGAACCAAATTTGATCTCCGTCAGCATTTCCTCATAACGGACTGGTACCCGTTAACTATCTGGTTCTATAAGCACAGTTTCCTCCGTTTCTCATCTCAGCCCTTCACGCTGGAGAGTTTAGATAC CGCCACCCATGTATGTAATTACGCCATacagaaaaaattaaagaatGCACCAAATCGTCACCCCAACCTGCCTGAAGAAAACATGTGGCACAGTGACGAATTCAAAGAGTATCTTTGTACAATCGGAAAAGAGCAAGTCTGGGATTCAATCATTATACCAGGGATGAAGAAAGCCCTCATTCATACAATGAAGGCCACTCGGGAAAatgtgaagtacaggaaaaaCAGTTTTGACCTTTTTGGTTCAGATTTTCTGTTTGGAGAAAACTTCCAGCCCTGGCTACTTGAGATACAATACAAACCTGGCATAACCAAAGACACGTCAGTGATGTGGAAAATTGTTCCACCAATGGTAGAGGACATGCTACGTGTGGTGATTGATTACAAGGATGACCCTAACTGTAATGTGGGAGGATTTGAACTTATATATAAACAG GCAAATTATACTGGAA ATGGGATTCtcagtaaagaaaaaacatttagagaTCTGAAGATAACAACCATCTCTGATCCATAA
- the LOC121401582 gene encoding tubulin monoglycylase TTLL3-like isoform X1 produces the protein MNTLTKRLWKCISYCFPFRKKKPNDNAVEEIEIKQESLEKQPIEANSERETSYEVNSERETTIEANSERETSYEVNSERETTIEANSEIETSYEVNSERETTVEAKRKRETTTKAHRKRKAANKSNSTRKTAKKPNDAVSPERDKLYCDECVSRQKICFEDQVKTSIAKKKVFWTDFKRSNDFERGLLSRGWVKKIAPTFNAGPKKTVFRDPTYGHKIISRYDIQPNLILTRKRVELHLLREDQITNHFCRVHATSKSGLCKVLRQWCLSCDANPHTFFPRCYMFSKINEKQAFIDDFTMTAACGILKWVLRTNGKSLQDEVIPSRKEKEEKTAICMSDAKINNHGPARIVPEDIIVTALVVCQFHLYDLTHEDEDDIICAGIVDRKHFISDYYQVMHHGAHIQNSDKYVDYCHQLLCKLRRVNPQLDIDGEKNIWISKPRNLSRGRGIRCRNDLKDICSLGREWVVEKYIERPLLVYGTKFDLRQHFLITDWYPLTIWFYKHSFLRFSSQPFTLESLDTATHVCNYAIQKKLKNAPNRHPNLPEENMWHSDEFKEYLCTIGKEQVWDSIIIPGMKKALIHTMKATRENVKYRKNSFDLFGSDFLFGENFQPWLLEIQYKPGITKDTSVMWKIVPPMVEDMLRVVIDYKDDPNCNVGGFELIYKQANYTGNVSRSAPNTRTDARHPGLGSYFTS, from the exons ATGAACACTTTAACGAAAAGACTTtggaaatgtatttcttattgctttccatttcgtaaaaag aaaCCTAATGACAATGCTGTTGAAGAAATTGAG atcaaacaggaatcactagAAAAACAACCTATTGAAGCTAATAGTGAAAGAGAAACGAGTTATGAAGTAAATAGTGAAAGAGAAACAACTATTGAAGCTAATAGTGAAAGAGAAACGAGTTATGAAGTTAATAGCGAAAGAGAAACAACTATTGAAGCTAATAGTGAAATAGAAACGAGTTATGAAGTTAATAGCGAAAGAGAAACAACTGTTGAAGCtaagaggaaaagagaaactaCTACTAAAGCTCATAGGAAAAGAAAGGCGGCTAACAAATCTAATAGTACAAGAAAAACTGCTAAGAAGCCTAATG ATGCAGTTTCACCTGAACGGGATAAATTGTACTGTGACGAATGTGTATCCAGACAGAAGATATGCTTCGAAGACCAGGTTAAAACATCAATTGCG AAAAAGAAAGTTTTCTGGACTGACTTTAAAAGATCCAATGACTTCGAGAGAGGCCTATTAAGTAGAGGATGGGTGAAGAAAATTGCCCCCACCTTca ATGCTGGTCCCAAGAAAACTGTATTTCGTGACCCAACATATGGACATAAG attaTAAGTCGTTATGACATACAACCCAACCTCATCCTGACACGTAAAAGAGTTGAACTCCATCTTCTGAGAGAGGATCAGATAACCAATCACTTTTGCAGAGTGCACGCCACAAGCAAG AGTGGTCTGTGCAAAGTATTAAGGCAATGGTGTTTGTCGTGTGATGCGAATCCACACACTTTCTTCCCTCGTTGCTACATGTTTAGtaagataaatgaaaaacaagcatTCATTG ATGACTTTACCATGACTGCGGCTTGTGGTATCCTAAAATGGGTTTTGAGAACCAATGGGAAGTCTTTGCAAGATGAAGTTATTCCCAGCcggaaagaaaaggaagaaaaaacgGCTATTTGCATGTCAG ATGCTAAAATAAACAATCATGGCCCTGCAAGAATTGTTCCAGAAGATATTATAGTAACAGCCCTTGTGGTTTGCCAGTTTCATCTGTACGACTTGACACATGAGGATGAAGACGACATAATATGTGCCGGGATAGTTGATAGAAAACATTTCATAAGTGACTACTATCAGGTTATGCA TCATGGTGCGCACATACAGAATTCAGACAAGTATGTTGATTACTGCCACCAATTGTTATGTAAGCTGAGAAGAGTGAACCCACAACTAGATAtagatggagaaaaaaacatctggATTTCAAAACCAAGAAATTTATCTAGAGGAAGAG GGATACGTTGCAGAAATGATCTGAAAGACATATGTTCCTTGGGAAGGGAATGGGTGGTTGAAAAGTACATAGAGAGGCCACTTCTTGTATATGGAACCAAATTTGATCTCCGTCAGCATTTCCTCATAACGGACTGGTACCCGTTAACTATCTGGTTCTATAAGCACAGTTTCCTCCGTTTCTCATCTCAGCCCTTCACGCTGGAGAGTTTAGATAC CGCCACCCATGTATGTAATTACGCCATacagaaaaaattaaagaatGCACCAAATCGTCACCCCAACCTGCCTGAAGAAAACATGTGGCACAGTGACGAATTCAAAGAGTATCTTTGTACAATCGGAAAAGAGCAAGTCTGGGATTCAATCATTATACCAGGGATGAAGAAAGCCCTCATTCATACAATGAAGGCCACTCGGGAAAatgtgaagtacaggaaaaaCAGTTTTGACCTTTTTGGTTCAGATTTTCTGTTTGGAGAAAACTTCCAGCCCTGGCTACTTGAGATACAATACAAACCTGGCATAACCAAAGACACGTCAGTGATGTGGAAAATTGTTCCACCAATGGTAGAGGACATGCTACGTGTGGTGATTGATTACAAGGATGACCCTAACTGTAATGTGGGAGGATTTGAACTTATATATAAACAG GCAAATTATACTGGAAatgtgtcacggtcagcacccaacaccagaacagatgccaggcaccctggtctcggctcgtacttcaccagttaa
- the LOC121401582 gene encoding tubulin monoglycylase TTLL3-like isoform X2, translating to MNTLTKRLWKCISYCFPFRKKKPNDNAVEEIEIKQESLEKQPIEANSERETSYEVNSERETTIEANSERETSYEVNSERETTIEANSEIETSYEVNSERETTVEAKRKRETTTKAHRKRKAANKSNSTRKTAKKPNVSPERDKLYCDECVSRQKICFEDQVKTSIAKKKVFWTDFKRSNDFERGLLSRGWVKKIAPTFNAGPKKTVFRDPTYGHKIISRYDIQPNLILTRKRVELHLLREDQITNHFCRVHATSKSGLCKVLRQWCLSCDANPHTFFPRCYMFSKINEKQAFIDDFTMTAACGILKWVLRTNGKSLQDEVIPSRKEKEEKTAICMSDAKINNHGPARIVPEDIIVTALVVCQFHLYDLTHEDEDDIICAGIVDRKHFISDYYQVMHHGAHIQNSDKYVDYCHQLLCKLRRVNPQLDIDGEKNIWISKPRNLSRGRGIRCRNDLKDICSLGREWVVEKYIERPLLVYGTKFDLRQHFLITDWYPLTIWFYKHSFLRFSSQPFTLESLDTATHVCNYAIQKKLKNAPNRHPNLPEENMWHSDEFKEYLCTIGKEQVWDSIIIPGMKKALIHTMKATRENVKYRKNSFDLFGSDFLFGENFQPWLLEIQYKPGITKDTSVMWKIVPPMVEDMLRVVIDYKDDPNCNVGGFELIYKQANYTGNVSRSAPNTRTDARHPGLGSYFTS from the exons ATGAACACTTTAACGAAAAGACTTtggaaatgtatttcttattgctttccatttcgtaaaaag aaaCCTAATGACAATGCTGTTGAAGAAATTGAG atcaaacaggaatcactagAAAAACAACCTATTGAAGCTAATAGTGAAAGAGAAACGAGTTATGAAGTAAATAGTGAAAGAGAAACAACTATTGAAGCTAATAGTGAAAGAGAAACGAGTTATGAAGTTAATAGCGAAAGAGAAACAACTATTGAAGCTAATAGTGAAATAGAAACGAGTTATGAAGTTAATAGCGAAAGAGAAACAACTGTTGAAGCtaagaggaaaagagaaactaCTACTAAAGCTCATAGGAAAAGAAAGGCGGCTAACAAATCTAATAGTACAAGAAAAACTGCTAAGAAGCCTAATG TTTCACCTGAACGGGATAAATTGTACTGTGACGAATGTGTATCCAGACAGAAGATATGCTTCGAAGACCAGGTTAAAACATCAATTGCG AAAAAGAAAGTTTTCTGGACTGACTTTAAAAGATCCAATGACTTCGAGAGAGGCCTATTAAGTAGAGGATGGGTGAAGAAAATTGCCCCCACCTTca ATGCTGGTCCCAAGAAAACTGTATTTCGTGACCCAACATATGGACATAAG attaTAAGTCGTTATGACATACAACCCAACCTCATCCTGACACGTAAAAGAGTTGAACTCCATCTTCTGAGAGAGGATCAGATAACCAATCACTTTTGCAGAGTGCACGCCACAAGCAAG AGTGGTCTGTGCAAAGTATTAAGGCAATGGTGTTTGTCGTGTGATGCGAATCCACACACTTTCTTCCCTCGTTGCTACATGTTTAGtaagataaatgaaaaacaagcatTCATTG ATGACTTTACCATGACTGCGGCTTGTGGTATCCTAAAATGGGTTTTGAGAACCAATGGGAAGTCTTTGCAAGATGAAGTTATTCCCAGCcggaaagaaaaggaagaaaaaacgGCTATTTGCATGTCAG ATGCTAAAATAAACAATCATGGCCCTGCAAGAATTGTTCCAGAAGATATTATAGTAACAGCCCTTGTGGTTTGCCAGTTTCATCTGTACGACTTGACACATGAGGATGAAGACGACATAATATGTGCCGGGATAGTTGATAGAAAACATTTCATAAGTGACTACTATCAGGTTATGCA TCATGGTGCGCACATACAGAATTCAGACAAGTATGTTGATTACTGCCACCAATTGTTATGTAAGCTGAGAAGAGTGAACCCACAACTAGATAtagatggagaaaaaaacatctggATTTCAAAACCAAGAAATTTATCTAGAGGAAGAG GGATACGTTGCAGAAATGATCTGAAAGACATATGTTCCTTGGGAAGGGAATGGGTGGTTGAAAAGTACATAGAGAGGCCACTTCTTGTATATGGAACCAAATTTGATCTCCGTCAGCATTTCCTCATAACGGACTGGTACCCGTTAACTATCTGGTTCTATAAGCACAGTTTCCTCCGTTTCTCATCTCAGCCCTTCACGCTGGAGAGTTTAGATAC CGCCACCCATGTATGTAATTACGCCATacagaaaaaattaaagaatGCACCAAATCGTCACCCCAACCTGCCTGAAGAAAACATGTGGCACAGTGACGAATTCAAAGAGTATCTTTGTACAATCGGAAAAGAGCAAGTCTGGGATTCAATCATTATACCAGGGATGAAGAAAGCCCTCATTCATACAATGAAGGCCACTCGGGAAAatgtgaagtacaggaaaaaCAGTTTTGACCTTTTTGGTTCAGATTTTCTGTTTGGAGAAAACTTCCAGCCCTGGCTACTTGAGATACAATACAAACCTGGCATAACCAAAGACACGTCAGTGATGTGGAAAATTGTTCCACCAATGGTAGAGGACATGCTACGTGTGGTGATTGATTACAAGGATGACCCTAACTGTAATGTGGGAGGATTTGAACTTATATATAAACAG GCAAATTATACTGGAAatgtgtcacggtcagcacccaacaccagaacagatgccaggcaccctggtctcggctcgtacttcaccagttaa
- the LOC121401582 gene encoding tubulin monoglycylase TTLL3-like isoform X4 → MNTLTKRLWKCISYCFPFRKKIKQESLEKQPIEANSERETSYEVNSERETTIEANSERETSYEVNSERETTIEANSEIETSYEVNSERETTVEAKRKRETTTKAHRKRKAANKSNSTRKTAKKPNDAVSPERDKLYCDECVSRQKICFEDQVKTSIAKKKVFWTDFKRSNDFERGLLSRGWVKKIAPTFNAGPKKTVFRDPTYGHKIISRYDIQPNLILTRKRVELHLLREDQITNHFCRVHATSKSGLCKVLRQWCLSCDANPHTFFPRCYMFSKINEKQAFIDDFTMTAACGILKWVLRTNGKSLQDEVIPSRKEKEEKTAICMSDAKINNHGPARIVPEDIIVTALVVCQFHLYDLTHEDEDDIICAGIVDRKHFISDYYQVMHHGAHIQNSDKYVDYCHQLLCKLRRVNPQLDIDGEKNIWISKPRNLSRGRGIRCRNDLKDICSLGREWVVEKYIERPLLVYGTKFDLRQHFLITDWYPLTIWFYKHSFLRFSSQPFTLESLDTATHVCNYAIQKKLKNAPNRHPNLPEENMWHSDEFKEYLCTIGKEQVWDSIIIPGMKKALIHTMKATRENVKYRKNSFDLFGSDFLFGENFQPWLLEIQYKPGITKDTSVMWKIVPPMVEDMLRVVIDYKDDPNCNVGGFELIYKQANYTGNVSRSAPNTRTDARHPGLGSYFTS, encoded by the exons ATGAACACTTTAACGAAAAGACTTtggaaatgtatttcttattgctttccatttcgtaaaaag atcaaacaggaatcactagAAAAACAACCTATTGAAGCTAATAGTGAAAGAGAAACGAGTTATGAAGTAAATAGTGAAAGAGAAACAACTATTGAAGCTAATAGTGAAAGAGAAACGAGTTATGAAGTTAATAGCGAAAGAGAAACAACTATTGAAGCTAATAGTGAAATAGAAACGAGTTATGAAGTTAATAGCGAAAGAGAAACAACTGTTGAAGCtaagaggaaaagagaaactaCTACTAAAGCTCATAGGAAAAGAAAGGCGGCTAACAAATCTAATAGTACAAGAAAAACTGCTAAGAAGCCTAATG ATGCAGTTTCACCTGAACGGGATAAATTGTACTGTGACGAATGTGTATCCAGACAGAAGATATGCTTCGAAGACCAGGTTAAAACATCAATTGCG AAAAAGAAAGTTTTCTGGACTGACTTTAAAAGATCCAATGACTTCGAGAGAGGCCTATTAAGTAGAGGATGGGTGAAGAAAATTGCCCCCACCTTca ATGCTGGTCCCAAGAAAACTGTATTTCGTGACCCAACATATGGACATAAG attaTAAGTCGTTATGACATACAACCCAACCTCATCCTGACACGTAAAAGAGTTGAACTCCATCTTCTGAGAGAGGATCAGATAACCAATCACTTTTGCAGAGTGCACGCCACAAGCAAG AGTGGTCTGTGCAAAGTATTAAGGCAATGGTGTTTGTCGTGTGATGCGAATCCACACACTTTCTTCCCTCGTTGCTACATGTTTAGtaagataaatgaaaaacaagcatTCATTG ATGACTTTACCATGACTGCGGCTTGTGGTATCCTAAAATGGGTTTTGAGAACCAATGGGAAGTCTTTGCAAGATGAAGTTATTCCCAGCcggaaagaaaaggaagaaaaaacgGCTATTTGCATGTCAG ATGCTAAAATAAACAATCATGGCCCTGCAAGAATTGTTCCAGAAGATATTATAGTAACAGCCCTTGTGGTTTGCCAGTTTCATCTGTACGACTTGACACATGAGGATGAAGACGACATAATATGTGCCGGGATAGTTGATAGAAAACATTTCATAAGTGACTACTATCAGGTTATGCA TCATGGTGCGCACATACAGAATTCAGACAAGTATGTTGATTACTGCCACCAATTGTTATGTAAGCTGAGAAGAGTGAACCCACAACTAGATAtagatggagaaaaaaacatctggATTTCAAAACCAAGAAATTTATCTAGAGGAAGAG GGATACGTTGCAGAAATGATCTGAAAGACATATGTTCCTTGGGAAGGGAATGGGTGGTTGAAAAGTACATAGAGAGGCCACTTCTTGTATATGGAACCAAATTTGATCTCCGTCAGCATTTCCTCATAACGGACTGGTACCCGTTAACTATCTGGTTCTATAAGCACAGTTTCCTCCGTTTCTCATCTCAGCCCTTCACGCTGGAGAGTTTAGATAC CGCCACCCATGTATGTAATTACGCCATacagaaaaaattaaagaatGCACCAAATCGTCACCCCAACCTGCCTGAAGAAAACATGTGGCACAGTGACGAATTCAAAGAGTATCTTTGTACAATCGGAAAAGAGCAAGTCTGGGATTCAATCATTATACCAGGGATGAAGAAAGCCCTCATTCATACAATGAAGGCCACTCGGGAAAatgtgaagtacaggaaaaaCAGTTTTGACCTTTTTGGTTCAGATTTTCTGTTTGGAGAAAACTTCCAGCCCTGGCTACTTGAGATACAATACAAACCTGGCATAACCAAAGACACGTCAGTGATGTGGAAAATTGTTCCACCAATGGTAGAGGACATGCTACGTGTGGTGATTGATTACAAGGATGACCCTAACTGTAATGTGGGAGGATTTGAACTTATATATAAACAG GCAAATTATACTGGAAatgtgtcacggtcagcacccaacaccagaacagatgccaggcaccctggtctcggctcgtacttcaccagttaa
- the LOC121401582 gene encoding tubulin monoglycylase TTLL3-like isoform X5: MNTLTKRLWKCISYCFPFRKKKPNDNAVEEIEIKQESLEKQPIEANSERETSYEVNSERETTIEANSERETSYEVNSERETTIEANSEIETSYEVNSERETTVEAKRKRETTTKAHRKRKAANKSNSTRKTAKKPNDAVSPERDKLYCDECVSRQKICFEDQVKTSIAKKKVFWTDFKRSNDFERGLLSRGWVKKIAPTFNAGPKKTVFRDPTYGHKIISRYDIQPNLILTRKRVELHLLREDQITNHFCRVHATSKSGLCKVLRQWCLSCDANPHTFFPRCYMFSKINEKQAFIDDFTMTAACGILKWVLRTNGKSLQDEVIPSRKEKEEKTAICMSDAKINNHGPARIVPEDIIVTALVVCQFHLYDLTHEDEDDIICAGIVDRKHFISDYYQVMHHGAHIQNSDKYVDYCHQLLCKLRRVNPQLDIDGEKNIWISKPRNLSRGRGIRCRNDLKDICSLGREWVVEKYIERPLLVYGTKFDLRQHFLITDWYPLTIWFYKHSFLRFSSQPFTLESLDTATHVCNYAIQKKLKNAPNRHPNLPEENMWHSDEFKEYLCTIGKEQVWDSIIIPGMKKALIHTMKATRENVKYRKNSFDLFGSDFLFGENFQPWLLEIQYKPGITKDTSVMWKIVPPMVEDMLRVVIDYKDDPNCNVGGFELIYKQF; encoded by the exons ATGAACACTTTAACGAAAAGACTTtggaaatgtatttcttattgctttccatttcgtaaaaag aaaCCTAATGACAATGCTGTTGAAGAAATTGAG atcaaacaggaatcactagAAAAACAACCTATTGAAGCTAATAGTGAAAGAGAAACGAGTTATGAAGTAAATAGTGAAAGAGAAACAACTATTGAAGCTAATAGTGAAAGAGAAACGAGTTATGAAGTTAATAGCGAAAGAGAAACAACTATTGAAGCTAATAGTGAAATAGAAACGAGTTATGAAGTTAATAGCGAAAGAGAAACAACTGTTGAAGCtaagaggaaaagagaaactaCTACTAAAGCTCATAGGAAAAGAAAGGCGGCTAACAAATCTAATAGTACAAGAAAAACTGCTAAGAAGCCTAATG ATGCAGTTTCACCTGAACGGGATAAATTGTACTGTGACGAATGTGTATCCAGACAGAAGATATGCTTCGAAGACCAGGTTAAAACATCAATTGCG AAAAAGAAAGTTTTCTGGACTGACTTTAAAAGATCCAATGACTTCGAGAGAGGCCTATTAAGTAGAGGATGGGTGAAGAAAATTGCCCCCACCTTca ATGCTGGTCCCAAGAAAACTGTATTTCGTGACCCAACATATGGACATAAG attaTAAGTCGTTATGACATACAACCCAACCTCATCCTGACACGTAAAAGAGTTGAACTCCATCTTCTGAGAGAGGATCAGATAACCAATCACTTTTGCAGAGTGCACGCCACAAGCAAG AGTGGTCTGTGCAAAGTATTAAGGCAATGGTGTTTGTCGTGTGATGCGAATCCACACACTTTCTTCCCTCGTTGCTACATGTTTAGtaagataaatgaaaaacaagcatTCATTG ATGACTTTACCATGACTGCGGCTTGTGGTATCCTAAAATGGGTTTTGAGAACCAATGGGAAGTCTTTGCAAGATGAAGTTATTCCCAGCcggaaagaaaaggaagaaaaaacgGCTATTTGCATGTCAG ATGCTAAAATAAACAATCATGGCCCTGCAAGAATTGTTCCAGAAGATATTATAGTAACAGCCCTTGTGGTTTGCCAGTTTCATCTGTACGACTTGACACATGAGGATGAAGACGACATAATATGTGCCGGGATAGTTGATAGAAAACATTTCATAAGTGACTACTATCAGGTTATGCA TCATGGTGCGCACATACAGAATTCAGACAAGTATGTTGATTACTGCCACCAATTGTTATGTAAGCTGAGAAGAGTGAACCCACAACTAGATAtagatggagaaaaaaacatctggATTTCAAAACCAAGAAATTTATCTAGAGGAAGAG GGATACGTTGCAGAAATGATCTGAAAGACATATGTTCCTTGGGAAGGGAATGGGTGGTTGAAAAGTACATAGAGAGGCCACTTCTTGTATATGGAACCAAATTTGATCTCCGTCAGCATTTCCTCATAACGGACTGGTACCCGTTAACTATCTGGTTCTATAAGCACAGTTTCCTCCGTTTCTCATCTCAGCCCTTCACGCTGGAGAGTTTAGATAC CGCCACCCATGTATGTAATTACGCCATacagaaaaaattaaagaatGCACCAAATCGTCACCCCAACCTGCCTGAAGAAAACATGTGGCACAGTGACGAATTCAAAGAGTATCTTTGTACAATCGGAAAAGAGCAAGTCTGGGATTCAATCATTATACCAGGGATGAAGAAAGCCCTCATTCATACAATGAAGGCCACTCGGGAAAatgtgaagtacaggaaaaaCAGTTTTGACCTTTTTGGTTCAGATTTTCTGTTTGGAGAAAACTTCCAGCCCTGGCTACTTGAGATACAATACAAACCTGGCATAACCAAAGACACGTCAGTGATGTGGAAAATTGTTCCACCAATGGTAGAGGACATGCTACGTGTGGTGATTGATTACAAGGATGACCCTAACTGTAATGTGGGAGGATTTGAACTTATATATAAACAG ttttAG